The following proteins are encoded in a genomic region of Dialister hominis:
- the galU gene encoding UTP--glucose-1-phosphate uridylyltransferase GalU, which translates to MQLIRPAAGFGTRFLSETKAMPKKMLPIVDKPTIQYIVEEIEASGIEQILIISGHAKRAFEDHFDSSPELEQHLYESGKMDLLKEIRHVASVKVHYTRQQYMRGPGDAILCAKEFMDGEPFGVILGDDVVYTGDGEPALKQLMDQYEKTGGAVIGCQRVREEQVSSYGIIDGVKTEDPDLVKVLDMIEKPSIEEAPSRIAALGRYVITPEIFKILEQTKPGKGGEIQLTDALRVMAKNGNVYAYNFKGKRYDTGNKLGYLKAMVEFALRREDIGPGFREYLKTLEL; encoded by the coding sequence ATGCAACTCATCCGCCCGGCAGCGGGATTTGGTACACGATTCCTTTCGGAGACGAAGGCGATGCCGAAAAAAATGCTTCCTATCGTAGATAAGCCTACGATTCAGTATATTGTCGAAGAAATCGAAGCGAGCGGGATTGAACAGATCCTTATTATTTCTGGTCATGCGAAGAGAGCCTTCGAAGATCATTTCGATTCTTCTCCGGAACTGGAACAGCATCTGTATGAGTCCGGGAAGATGGATCTCTTGAAAGAGATTCGTCATGTTGCTTCTGTCAAAGTGCATTATACTCGTCAGCAGTACATGAGAGGCCCTGGAGATGCTATTCTCTGTGCCAAGGAATTCATGGACGGAGAACCATTTGGCGTCATTCTTGGTGATGATGTCGTATATACAGGCGACGGTGAGCCAGCTCTGAAACAGCTGATGGATCAGTATGAAAAGACAGGCGGAGCTGTCATAGGCTGCCAGCGCGTAAGAGAAGAACAGGTCTCTTCCTATGGAATCATTGATGGAGTAAAGACAGAAGATCCGGATTTGGTCAAAGTCCTGGACATGATAGAAAAACCTTCTATTGAAGAAGCCCCCAGCCGCATTGCAGCGCTTGGACGCTACGTCATCACTCCGGAAATATTTAAGATTCTTGAACAGACAAAACCGGGGAAAGGCGGAGAAATCCAGCTCACCGACGCTCTTCGCGTCATGGCAAAAAATGGAAACGTGTATGCCTATAATTTCAAGGGAAAACGCTACGACACAGGTAATAAGCTAGGCTACCTCAAAGCCATGGTAGAATTTGCTCTTAGAAGAGAAGACATAGGACCAGGATTCAGAGAATACCTGAAGACATTGGAACTGTGA
- a CDS encoding metallophosphoesterase, translated as MKLYAFSDFHLSGDPPTKPMDIFGPAWNNHREKIINAWMETIHPEDTVIMAGDLSWAMHIQDAISDLKMLGTLPGRKIIVRGNHDYWWDTVTKMTRMTDGAFEFIYNSALSVGPIAIAGTRGWIAETSRKLTEADKPIILREEGRLERSLELASKMNPERIIAVLHYPPFDELRNPTHMLQLMTKYHVTDCVYGHIHGAMNFQNLPEELEGIRLHLTSADYLDFKPHLLYDLEDFHAEKDDRE; from the coding sequence ATGAAATTATATGCTTTCAGTGACTTCCACCTCTCAGGCGACCCGCCGACGAAGCCGATGGATATCTTCGGACCTGCATGGAACAACCACAGGGAGAAGATCATCAATGCCTGGATGGAAACAATCCATCCAGAAGACACGGTCATCATGGCGGGCGATTTATCATGGGCCATGCACATTCAGGATGCTATTTCCGATCTGAAGATGCTGGGAACTCTTCCCGGCAGAAAAATCATCGTCCGCGGCAACCATGACTACTGGTGGGATACTGTCACAAAAATGACCCGCATGACAGACGGCGCTTTTGAATTCATTTATAACTCTGCCCTCTCCGTCGGACCGATCGCCATTGCCGGTACAAGAGGCTGGATTGCGGAGACATCCAGAAAACTGACAGAGGCAGATAAGCCAATCATTTTAAGAGAAGAAGGAAGACTGGAACGCTCCCTTGAACTCGCCAGCAAGATGAATCCGGAAAGAATCATCGCCGTCCTTCACTACCCACCCTTCGATGAACTCAGAAATCCGACTCATATGCTGCAGCTCATGACCAAGTACCATGTCACCGACTGCGTCTATGGCCACATCCACGGCGCCATGAATTTCCAGAACCTCCCCGAGGAGCTCGAAGGCATCCGCCTCCACCTCACCTCGGCTGACTACCTGGACTTCAAGCCCCATCTTCTTTACGATCTGGAGGACTTCCATGCTGAAAAAGACGACAGAGAGTAA
- a CDS encoding DUF4931 domain-containing protein: MNTPIIFNLSIGGKKPHSSTQKICPFCHPETLTNILDKKDDIIWLMNKFPVFEGTYPTVIVETSDHNAELTTYSKEKLHEVISFGLERWEKMERDKRFKSVLYFRNYGPGSGGSQRHPHSQIIGLDTYDYKDNIDRENFLGPIVHEDQDCYATVSDYPISGMGEMNVTLKKDASPEKFADTIQTLARYVLNDFPLPCTSYNIFFYHFKHIRAKIFPRYTASPLYMGYHITHVMDHESQKRMLEKLHTGTYFGE, from the coding sequence ATGAATACACCTATCATTTTCAACCTTTCAATCGGAGGCAAGAAGCCGCATTCTTCGACACAGAAGATCTGCCCTTTCTGCCATCCTGAAACTTTAACGAACATCCTCGACAAGAAGGATGATATTATCTGGCTGATGAATAAGTTCCCTGTTTTTGAAGGAACGTATCCGACAGTCATTGTAGAGACTTCTGATCATAACGCTGAACTGACGACGTACAGCAAAGAGAAGCTGCATGAAGTCATTTCCTTTGGCCTTGAACGCTGGGAAAAGATGGAGAGGGACAAGCGTTTCAAATCCGTCCTTTATTTTCGCAACTACGGCCCTGGTTCAGGCGGTTCGCAGCGCCATCCTCATTCCCAAATCATCGGTCTTGATACGTATGACTACAAGGACAATATCGACCGGGAAAATTTCCTTGGTCCCATCGTTCACGAAGACCAGGACTGCTATGCTACTGTATCAGACTATCCGATCAGCGGCATGGGAGAAATGAATGTCACTCTGAAGAAGGACGCTTCGCCGGAAAAATTTGCTGACACGATTCAGACTCTGGCACGTTATGTCCTGAATGACTTCCCTCTCCCCTGCACAAGCTACAATATTTTCTTTTACCATTTCAAACATATCCGGGCGAAGATTTTCCCGCGTTATACGGCAAGTCCTCTTTACATGGGCTACCATATCACCCATGTCATGGATCATGAAAGCCAGAAGCGCATGCTCGAAAAACTTCATACCGGAACGTATTTTGGAGAATGA
- a CDS encoding O-antigen ligase family protein — translation MDGSEKYIDNNVISVAGISDRSNTPRFGNVIAMARVGLHHPIFGVGHGYVDMYMMSEFPSFVKNHQEVKQWTSDMLSLTFMRIQYPVVNEFSQLIAEYGIVGIILFCIPIIYLFREVIRKRSILKERFDIICILIMFIGQLGCLFSSQFFYTYPISFALLYCAIFDRGECSLVPNR, via the coding sequence ATGGATGGGTCTGAAAAATATATTGATAACAATGTGATCTCAGTTGCTGGAATAAGTGATCGCTCTAATACTCCACGATTCGGAAATGTTATTGCAATGGCAAGAGTAGGATTGCATCATCCAATTTTTGGAGTAGGGCATGGTTATGTTGATATGTACATGATGTCAGAATTTCCTTCGTTTGTAAAAAATCATCAGGAGGTAAAGCAATGGACGTCCGATATGCTTTCGCTTACCTTTATGAGAATCCAATATCCTGTGGTAAATGAGTTTTCTCAATTGATTGCGGAATATGGAATCGTAGGAATAATATTATTTTGCATACCAATTATCTATCTTTTTAGAGAAGTTATACGGAAAAGGTCAATTTTAAAAGAACGATTTGATATCATATGTATACTTATAATGTTTATAGGTCAACTCGGCTGTTTATTTAGTAGTCAATTCTTCTATACTTATCCGATTTCTTTTGCACTACTGTATTGTGCTATTTTTGATAGGGGGGAATGCTCTCTAGTTCCTAATAGATAA
- a CDS encoding IS256 family transposase produces MAKCKTPPTTPGEQIAQQILNNYDIKSAEDVQDVLKQIFGPIFESMLKGEMENHLGHKKHERSEDGDNVRNGYSSKTLKTSLGEVPIRVPRDRQSTFEPQIIKKHQRDVSSIEGKVLAMYARGMSQRDIAATIEDIYGFQMSHEQISTITGCVMEEVEAWRNRPLQSFYPFAFVDCIYVSLRTEYGVQQVAVYVMLAYDVNGCKDVLGLWINETESKHDWMQIFDELRARGVKDLGILSMDGVSGLEEGAKAVFPHATVQRCIVHLIRNSIRYIPRKQWSAFTKQLKLIYGAINVKQARQEFEKFKTDWQAYPGAVSVWENNFSHVEQLYNYGSAVRKIMYTTNAIESVNSSFRKVTKKGAFPNEDAVFKIFYLRIQELYKKWKGRHVASWAMVRNQLLMDDRMSQLMQQYDVAY; encoded by the coding sequence ATGGCAAAGTGTAAAACTCCACCAACTACCCCAGGCGAGCAGATTGCTCAGCAAATCCTCAACAACTACGACATCAAGAGCGCGGAAGACGTACAGGACGTCCTGAAGCAGATTTTTGGCCCCATTTTTGAGTCCATGCTCAAAGGTGAGATGGAAAATCATCTCGGCCATAAGAAGCATGAGCGCTCCGAAGACGGTGACAATGTCCGGAACGGCTATTCATCCAAGACGCTCAAGACCTCTCTGGGCGAGGTTCCTATCCGCGTCCCTAGGGATCGCCAGAGTACGTTTGAACCGCAGATCATCAAGAAGCACCAGCGCGACGTTTCGTCCATCGAGGGCAAGGTACTGGCGATGTATGCCCGTGGCATGAGCCAACGCGACATCGCTGCAACCATCGAAGACATCTACGGCTTCCAGATGTCACATGAACAGATCTCCACCATCACAGGCTGCGTCATGGAAGAGGTCGAGGCATGGCGGAATCGTCCGCTCCAGTCGTTCTATCCATTTGCTTTCGTCGACTGCATCTACGTATCGCTGCGCACGGAGTATGGCGTCCAGCAGGTGGCCGTCTATGTCATGCTTGCCTATGACGTCAACGGCTGCAAGGATGTCCTTGGCCTCTGGATCAACGAGACGGAGAGCAAGCATGACTGGATGCAGATCTTCGACGAGCTGCGGGCTCGCGGCGTTAAGGATCTTGGCATCCTGTCCATGGATGGCGTGAGCGGATTGGAGGAAGGCGCCAAGGCTGTATTCCCGCATGCCACGGTTCAGCGCTGCATCGTACACCTCATCCGCAATTCCATCCGCTACATCCCACGCAAGCAGTGGAGTGCATTCACGAAGCAGCTGAAGCTCATCTATGGTGCCATCAACGTCAAGCAGGCCCGTCAGGAATTCGAGAAGTTCAAGACCGACTGGCAGGCTTATCCAGGCGCGGTCAGCGTATGGGAAAACAATTTCTCACACGTCGAGCAGCTCTATAACTATGGCAGTGCCGTGCGCAAGATCATGTACACGACCAATGCCATCGAGAGCGTCAACTCTAGCTTCCGCAAGGTGACCAAGAAAGGCGCTTTCCCCAACGAGGATGCAGTCTTCAAGATTTTCTACCTACGCATCCAAGAGCTCTATAAAAAATGGAAAGGTCGTCACGTCGCAAGCTGGGCGATGGTCCGGAACCAGCTGCTCATGGACGACAGGATGTCTCAGCTTATGCAGCAATACGATGTTGCTTATTGA
- a CDS encoding lipid II flippase MurJ, with translation MGHKVDSCNTDLHKLFYTPQVYVVLDKTMLGLLSGSFAENGYYEQADKMVKLLLTIVTSLGTVMMPRISFAHAHGLKEDVMNYMMKSYRFTWFLSIPMCLGLISTAPNFVPWFYGPGYEKVIVVLQAISGIIIAIGISNVTGIQYLVPTNRQNQLTLSVIVGAAFNFGINFYLIPKYHSVGVAIATLLTEWLVTMVQLYMVRRDFGFKTILSQSTHYWLAGMIMFMITITIEQMFSPTIIHTGVIAIIGGAVYIGILLGMRDSVLMEGISAAREKLGI, from the coding sequence ATGGGGCATAAAGTAGATTCATGCAATACCGATTTACACAAACTATTTTACACTCCCCAGGTTTATGTTGTCTTAGATAAAACTATGCTTGGCCTTCTTTCGGGATCATTTGCAGAAAATGGCTACTATGAACAGGCGGATAAGATGGTGAAGCTACTTTTAACAATTGTTACATCATTAGGAACTGTTATGATGCCTCGGATTTCTTTCGCCCATGCACACGGATTAAAAGAAGATGTTATGAATTATATGATGAAGTCCTACCGGTTTACCTGGTTTCTTTCGATTCCTATGTGTTTAGGGCTTATTTCCACAGCACCAAATTTTGTCCCATGGTTCTATGGTCCTGGTTACGAAAAGGTAATAGTTGTTCTTCAGGCAATCAGTGGAATTATTATTGCTATAGGGATAAGTAATGTAACAGGAATTCAGTACTTAGTGCCAACAAATCGCCAGAATCAGTTGACCCTATCGGTTATAGTGGGTGCGGCTTTTAATTTTGGTATCAATTTCTATTTGATTCCAAAATATCATTCGGTTGGTGTTGCTATTGCCACTCTTCTTACTGAATGGCTGGTAACAATGGTTCAGCTTTATATGGTAAGAAGGGATTTCGGTTTTAAGACGATATTATCCCAATCTACACATTATTGGTTAGCAGGTATGATTATGTTCATGATTACAATTACTATAGAGCAAATGTTTTCACCGACTATTATTCATACTGGTGTTATTGCTATTATTGGAGGAGCCGTTTATATTGGAATTCTTTTAGGAATGAGGGATTCTGTGTTGATGGAAGGTATATCTGCGGCTAGAGAGAAGCTGGGAATATAG
- the rfbB gene encoding dTDP-glucose 4,6-dehydratase gives MKLIVTGGAGFIGGNFVHYMLQEHPGDQIICLDKLTYAGNLSTLADVMDHPNFQFVKMDICDRDSVYGLFEKEKPDVVINFAAESHVDRSIENPEIFLQTNIIGTSVLMDACRKYGIQRYHQVSTDEVYGDLPLDRPDLFFTEETPIHTSSPYSSSKSGADLLVMAYYRTYGLPVTISRCSNNYGPYHFPEKLIPLMIINALHDRPLPVYGDGLNVRDWLYVEDHCRAIDLIIRKGKVGEVYNVGGHNEMRNIDIVKLICQELGKPESLITHVTDRKGHDRRYAIDPEKIHRELGWLPETKFADGIKKTIQWYLTHQKWWEDIISGEYQNYYQKMYENKSAI, from the coding sequence TTGAAGCTTATCGTGACCGGGGGAGCCGGTTTTATCGGAGGAAACTTTGTTCATTATATGCTGCAGGAACATCCAGGTGATCAGATTATATGCCTGGATAAGCTGACATATGCTGGAAATCTTTCAACATTGGCAGATGTCATGGATCATCCGAATTTCCAGTTCGTAAAGATGGATATTTGTGACAGGGATAGCGTTTATGGCCTTTTTGAAAAAGAAAAGCCTGATGTCGTGATTAATTTCGCTGCAGAAAGCCATGTTGATCGTTCCATTGAAAATCCGGAAATCTTCCTTCAGACGAATATTATCGGGACGTCTGTCCTGATGGATGCCTGCAGAAAGTATGGCATTCAGAGGTATCACCAGGTATCTACCGATGAAGTGTATGGCGATCTTCCTCTGGATCGTCCTGATCTTTTCTTTACAGAAGAAACGCCCATCCATACATCGAGTCCTTACAGCAGTTCCAAGTCTGGGGCTGATCTCCTTGTCATGGCCTACTACAGGACATACGGACTTCCTGTCACAATTTCGCGCTGCTCGAATAACTATGGACCGTATCATTTCCCGGAAAAGCTCATTCCGCTGATGATTATCAATGCGCTCCATGACAGGCCTCTTCCTGTTTACGGGGATGGTCTGAATGTTCGTGACTGGCTCTATGTTGAAGATCACTGCCGCGCCATTGACCTCATTATCCGTAAAGGAAAAGTCGGGGAAGTCTATAACGTCGGCGGTCATAATGAAATGAGGAATATAGACATCGTTAAACTGATCTGTCAGGAGCTTGGAAAGCCGGAGAGTTTAATCACTCACGTAACGGATCGAAAAGGCCATGACAGAAGATATGCCATTGATCCTGAAAAAATTCACAGAGAACTTGGCTGGCTTCCGGAAACAAAATTTGCCGATGGTATCAAGAAGACGATTCAGTGGTATTTGACACATCAGAAATGGTGGGAAGACATCATTTCCGGAGAATATCAGAATTATTATCAGAAGATGTATGAAAATAAATCAGCAATATAA
- a CDS encoding amino acid ABC transporter substrate-binding protein: MNIKKILAAGVLALGAIGLMAGCGGDQKSAGSAAKSAAAGAKPTKIVAGMDDTFAPMGFRDDSGKIVGFDIDMANAVSKEIGVPIEFKPIDWASKETELNSGKIDAIWNGFTMTPERQKKLGFTKPYMDNTQVYVVLADSPIKTQAELKGKKLDIQEASTAEAALNKDPALKNSFSEVKAYPDLASCFMDLESGRCDAILADSVLIEYYMTKKPGTFRELDGVVSKDTFAIGVKKDNQALIDLLNEGIEKVKASGEAAKISEKWFGKDVILK, from the coding sequence ATGAATATTAAAAAGATTCTTGCAGCAGGGGTTTTGGCACTGGGTGCTATTGGTTTGATGGCTGGATGTGGCGGAGATCAGAAGTCTGCCGGAAGCGCTGCTAAGTCAGCTGCTGCAGGCGCTAAGCCGACAAAGATTGTAGCTGGTATGGATGATACCTTCGCTCCGATGGGGTTCCGTGATGACAGCGGTAAGATCGTAGGCTTCGATATCGATATGGCAAATGCGGTATCCAAGGAAATCGGTGTTCCGATTGAATTCAAGCCAATCGACTGGGCTTCCAAGGAAACGGAACTGAATTCCGGTAAGATCGATGCCATCTGGAACGGCTTCACCATGACTCCGGAAAGACAGAAGAAGCTTGGTTTCACAAAACCTTACATGGATAATACTCAGGTCTACGTCGTTCTGGCTGACAGCCCGATCAAGACACAGGCTGAACTGAAAGGAAAGAAACTGGATATCCAGGAAGCTTCCACGGCGGAAGCTGCTCTGAATAAGGATCCGGCTCTGAAGAATTCCTTCTCTGAAGTCAAGGCTTATCCTGATCTTGCTTCCTGCTTCATGGATCTGGAATCCGGACGCTGCGATGCAATCCTGGCTGACTCTGTCCTGATTGAATACTACATGACTAAGAAACCTGGAACATTCAGAGAACTGGATGGCGTTGTTTCCAAAGATACATTCGCTATCGGCGTCAAGAAAGACAACCAGGCTCTGATCGATCTTCTGAATGAAGGCATTGAAAAGGTAAAAGCAAGCGGCGAAGCTGCTAAGATTTCCGAAAAATGGTTCGGTAAAGATGTTATTCTGAAATAA
- a CDS encoding amino acid ABC transporter permease: MDYIIHILPNMIQGLGVSAKIFLFTIVLSLPIGVLLAMVRISKVGLFRRLAAMYIYVMRGTPLMLQIMFIYYGLPLMLNIQINDFPAAILAFVANYAAYFAEIFRGGIQSISKGQYEGAKVLGFTYKQTMWHIILPQVVKRVIPPLGNETITLLKDTSLVYILAMNDLMRVTRAFVQRDFDTTPFLVAAVFYLLCTAILTKILAYIEKRYAVYED; encoded by the coding sequence ATGGATTATATCATTCACATTTTGCCAAATATGATTCAAGGTCTGGGCGTTTCTGCCAAGATTTTCCTTTTTACCATAGTGCTGTCACTGCCAATCGGTGTACTTCTCGCCATGGTCCGCATCTCGAAGGTGGGGCTTTTCCGCCGTCTGGCCGCCATGTACATCTACGTCATGAGAGGCACGCCTCTGATGCTGCAGATCATGTTCATTTACTATGGCCTTCCTTTGATGCTGAATATCCAGATCAATGATTTCCCGGCGGCCATCCTGGCTTTCGTAGCGAACTATGCTGCATACTTCGCTGAAATATTCCGAGGCGGCATCCAGTCGATCAGCAAGGGCCAGTATGAAGGCGCCAAGGTTCTTGGCTTTACGTATAAGCAGACGATGTGGCACATCATCCTTCCTCAGGTCGTCAAGCGCGTCATCCCGCCTCTTGGCAACGAAACCATCACGCTTCTGAAGGATACCTCTCTTGTATACATTCTTGCTATGAACGACCTCATGCGCGTCACCCGTGCTTTCGTTCAGCGCGACTTCGATACAACGCCGTTCCTTGTAGCAGCTGTTTTCTACCTGCTCTGCACGGCTATCCTGACAAAGATTCTGGCATACATTGAAAAACGCTATGCCGTTTATGAAGACTGA
- a CDS encoding amino acid ABC transporter ATP-binding protein yields MSFIEMKDIVKVYGKLTILHKVNMSLEKGEVISIIGPSGAGKSTLLRCLNHLETIQGGSILVDGDYLAEEKNGEVIYANEVKSKEILGKMGMVFQSFNLFPHMTVLDNIMAAPIYVKGMKKEEVLPIAENLLDKVGLLNKKNMYPGSLSGGQKQRVAIARALAMNPEIMLFDEPTSALDPELTGEVLKTIQQLADENMTMVIVTHEMAFAKSVSDRILFMVDGKVEEEGTSEQVFEHPKSERTKAFLKSILK; encoded by the coding sequence ATGAGCTTTATTGAAATGAAAGATATTGTGAAGGTTTATGGCAAACTCACCATTCTTCATAAGGTCAATATGAGTCTTGAAAAAGGGGAAGTCATCTCCATCATCGGGCCATCCGGTGCCGGCAAGAGTACTCTCCTCCGCTGCCTGAATCACCTTGAAACGATCCAGGGAGGATCCATTCTTGTCGACGGCGATTATCTCGCGGAAGAAAAGAATGGAGAAGTCATCTACGCCAATGAAGTAAAGTCCAAGGAAATTTTGGGAAAGATGGGCATGGTATTCCAGTCCTTCAATCTTTTTCCGCATATGACAGTCCTGGATAACATCATGGCCGCTCCGATTTATGTCAAAGGCATGAAGAAAGAAGAAGTTCTTCCTATTGCCGAGAATCTTCTGGATAAAGTAGGACTTCTGAATAAGAAGAACATGTATCCTGGAAGCCTTTCCGGAGGGCAGAAACAGCGAGTCGCTATCGCAAGAGCTCTTGCCATGAACCCGGAAATCATGCTCTTCGACGAACCGACATCTGCTCTTGATCCTGAACTGACAGGCGAAGTTCTGAAAACCATCCAGCAGCTGGCTGACGAAAACATGACCATGGTCATCGTCACCCACGAAATGGCCTTCGCCAAATCTGTTTCCGACAGGATCCTCTTCATGGTAGACGGAAAAGTAGAAGAAGAAGGCACCAGCGAGCAAGTCTTCGAACATCCAAAGAGCGAAAGGACCAAGGCATTCCTGAAGTCTATATTGAAATAA